GCTCATGCAGTTGTGGACGGGCTTGTGCGCCCACAACTCGGCGAAGCCGTCGCTGGCGATGCACAGCTCGCCGATCAGGTCGGTGAGAGCAGCGTCGTCGGCGTACCGGCCGGCCACGAGGCGCAGTGACGCGACGGCGCGGGAGGCTTCCTCGTCCCAGTTTGCGTACAACTCACGCGTGTGCGGGTCCAGGAACAGCATCCGCGTCAGGTTCGGCCGTGTCGCGGGTCGTTCGGGTGAGGCGTAGTCGTAATGCCCGGCGATCAGCGCATGACCTAGCCGGTTCCAGGCCAGCACCTCGGTCGCGCGTCCCAGGACGACGGCCGGGACCTCTGTCATGGCGTCGATGAGGGTCTTGGTGCCGTTGCGCACTCGGTCTGGGGTGCTGCTGGGACGCGGCTTCGCCGGGGCGGGGCGCGCGAGGTCGTGCAGGTGAGCGCGTTCGTCTTCGGTGAGGTCGAGTGCGCGCGCCAACGCGTCGATGACGGAAGGGGAGGCGTTCGTGCTCTGGCCCTGCTCGAGGCGGGTGTAGTACGTGACGCTGACCCCAGCCAGCAGCGCCAGCTCCTCACGCCGCAGCCCCGGGACTCGTCGCGCACCGTAGGACACGATTCCCGCATCGTCGGGGGTCACCCGGGCGCGCCGAGACTTCAAGAAGTCGCCCAAGGATCCGGTCCGGGTCTGCACGTCAGCTTCCACCCGCTCATTGTCTCCCGACGCGGGGCAGCTGTGCCTGTCCCTGTCAGGGATAGGCAGCGAGTGCCTAGGCATTACCGAGGTCTGGTTGCGCGTCAAGGGTTCCTCGAGGCTTCACCGCAGACCAGCCATCTCCCCATTTCCGTCTGGAAGGACAATCACTCGTGACTCACCTCGACGAGGGCGTCATGCCGCCCCCCTCGCCCGCTGCCCCACCGTCGGAGGTTGCGCTGAGCACGCGGGAACGGCTCATCCTTGCGGTCTTGCTGACCGCCAGCTTCACCCTTGCGGTCGACTTCTCGATCCTCAACGTGGCATTGCCTGCCATCGGCACCGACCTGGGATTCTCGCTGGAGAACCTCCAGTGGGTGGCGACCTCGTTTGCGTTGTGCGCCGCCGGCTTCACGCTCCTGTTCGGACGCATCGCGGACCTCTTCGGGCGGCGCCGGCTCTTCCTGTTCGGCATGCTGCTGCTCGGTGCGTCTTCGCTAGTGGGAGGCTTGGCAAACACGCCGACGCTCCTCATCACCGCCCGGGTGGCGCAGGGCCTCGCCACCGCCGTCGTCACTCCCGCGGCGCTGTCGCTGCTCACCACCGCCTTCCCCGAAGGGCCGCGTCGCGCCCGGGCACTGGGCCTCAACGGTGCACTCATGGCTGCCGGGTTCACCACCGGAGCGATCCTCGGTGGAGTCCTCACCGACCTGCTGAGCTGGCGGTGGGCGTTCTACATCAACGTCGCCGTCGCCGTCGTCGTCCTTGCCATCGCCCCGGCGGTGCTGAC
This is a stretch of genomic DNA from Nocardioides sp. InS609-2. It encodes these proteins:
- a CDS encoding helix-turn-helix transcriptional regulator, which codes for MEADVQTRTGSLGDFLKSRRARVTPDDAGIVSYGARRVPGLRREELALLAGVSVTYYTRLEQGQSTNASPSVIDALARALDLTEDERAHLHDLARPAPAKPRPSSTPDRVRNGTKTLIDAMTEVPAVVLGRATEVLAWNRLGHALIAGHYDYASPERPATRPNLTRMLFLDPHTRELYANWDEEASRAVASLRLVAGRYADDAALTDLIGELCIASDGFAELWAHKPVHNCMSGTKQLNHPEIGTVEVGFEVLHLPDNPGHRIMTYTASDSPARHSLLLLATIVQGG